From the genome of Chiloscyllium punctatum isolate Juve2018m chromosome 13, sChiPun1.3, whole genome shotgun sequence, one region includes:
- the LOC140484537 gene encoding uncharacterized protein encodes MRSIVLLTCYAIILGLGLCVRVTQFGLWLKQAEDRQWFTISVLANQSTQTLSLDLCELVPCRTKSQLNQTKQNLERERGFQGQTLVLQLHGREGLSRPPAPGVQAMVSVVRDPITPGRDCGQNQCNPLYLTIKNLEKNEARLNRTILGIRVEGQAGWGGKQLCCTYITVIEAESGGSSTTDKQEKIRIIETTDLEKTFEIETGYGEANAWMEWVKYTVRSIKKSDCYACTSARPNPQVVPFPLGWEKHPRAMDCMIRLYQDREAWNDPTCRPLSLKFPPVRSEGAPRPPSFSGVTGTHQACVSRTGLQWDDDVGTFDKCSGSIRLVNETTGGGNYSHIHVPRADLWWYCGGRVLRPTLPQKWTGTCAIVQLAIPFTLVFEKQERPRSSGRTERALETSFDDNIYLDAIGVPRGVPDEYKARNQIAAGFESSLFWWVTINKNVDWINYIYYNQQRFINYTRDAVKGIAEQLDATSRMAWENRLALDMMLAEKGGVCVMIGTQCCTFIPNNTAPDGSITRALDGLTTLADELAENSGIDSGLTDWLEAWFGKWTGVVVPFLVSCIVVAGVLTALGCCVIPCVRGLTQRLIETALTKKDVPYGQVERINLEMEQRESLLGGGSIREGQFDEQARELLNALEKKLTVEKLQAVRKDTGDL; translated from the coding sequence atgcggtcaatcgtattgttaacttgctatgccattatccttgggctgggtctttgtgtgcgtgttacccaatttggcctctggttaaaacaagcagaggaccgtcagtggttcaccatctccgtgcttgccaaccaatcaacacagacacttagcttagacctatgtgagttggtgccctgtaggactaaaagtcaactgaatcaaactaagcagaatctagagagagagaggggattccagggtcagacgttagtattacaattgcatggtagggaaggcctaagtaggcctccagcccccggggtccaggctatggtgtcagttgtccgtgatcccatcacccctggacgggattgtgggcagaatcagtgcaatccgctctatctgaccataaagaacttggaaaagaacgaggcgagacttaatagaacaatattGGGTATTAGAGTTgagggccaggcaggatgggggggaaagcagctgtgctgtacgtatatcacggtcattgaagctgagtctgggggctcatccaccactgataagcaggaaaagattagaataattgagacaacggatttggaaaagacctttgaaatagaaacgggatacggggaggcgaatgcctggatggaatgggtcaaatatactgtgaggagcataaaaaagagtgattgctacgcatgcacgagtgcccgccctaaccctcaggtggtcccattcccgctgggatgggagaaacacccacgagccatggactgcatgataaggctgtaccaggaccgagaggcctggaacgaccccacttgtcgacccttgagtttgaagtttccccccgtcaggtctgagggggcgccccgcccgccatcattctcaggggtaacgggtacgcaccaggcctgcgtctctcggacgggactacagtgggacgacgatgtggggacatttgacaagtgcagcggatcaatccggctggtcaatgaaactaccgggggcgggaattactcccacattcatgtacctagggcagacctctggtggtactgtggtgggagggttctgcgaccgactctgccccaaaaatggacgggcacttgtgcgatcgttcaattggccatcccattcaccctggtattcgaaaaacaagagcgaccccgttctagtggaagaacggagagagctttggagacctctttcgatgataacatatatttagatgccataggggtccccaggggtgttcctgacgaatacaaggctaggaaccagatagcggcgggttttgagtcgtcactgttctggtgggtgaccatcaataagaatgtggattggattaattatatttactacaatcagcagaggttcattaattatacccgggatgcagtgaaaggaatagcagaacaactggacgccactagtaggatggcgtgggaaaataggttggccttagacatgatgttggcagagaaggggggtgtttgtgtcatgataggcactcagtgctgcactttcatcccaaacaacacagcccctgatgggtccatcacccgcgccctggatggactcaccacattggcggacgaactggccgaaaactcgggcattgactctggcctcacggactggttggaagcttggttcggtaaatggacgggggtggtcgttccctttcttgtctcatgtatagtggtggcaggggtactcactgcccttgggtgttgcgttattccctgtgtccggggattaactcaacgactgatcgaaaccgcccttactaagaaagatgttccctatgggcaggttgaacgaataaatctcgagatggaacaacgtgaatccctcttgggcgggggtagtattagagaagggcagtttgatgaacaagctcgggagttattaaatgccctggagaagaaacttacggttgaaaaattacaggccgtaagaaaagacacgggggatttgtag